Proteins from one methanogenic archaeon mixed culture ISO4-G1 genomic window:
- a CDS encoding HAD-superfamily hydrolase has product MRPTGFMIDMDGTVYKGGDLIPGATDFIAALKAKGIPFVFLTNNSSHSRSYYYEKLRRMGFDVTIDNVLTSNIATSRFVLSERPGKRVYVVGSPDVTEEVRAAGVDVVEDDPDIVYLTFDRTITYEKINRAFKALRNGAELIATHPDDVCPTETDYDIDIGPFIRMFEQMCQTTAVVIGKPNRLMLEMAALEMGVDPNGTVMVGDRLYTDMRMGVDAGTDTILVLSGETSREDLEASDIRPTYVLDSVADIPGLL; this is encoded by the coding sequence ATGAGGCCCACAGGATTCATGATAGATATGGACGGCACTGTCTACAAGGGCGGGGACCTGATTCCGGGCGCGACGGATTTCATCGCGGCGCTGAAGGCGAAGGGGATACCGTTCGTGTTCCTCACCAACAACTCTTCCCATTCTCGCTCGTACTACTATGAGAAGCTGAGGCGCATGGGTTTCGATGTGACGATCGACAACGTCCTGACGTCCAACATAGCCACATCCAGATTCGTGCTCAGCGAGCGTCCCGGGAAGAGGGTCTACGTGGTCGGTTCCCCCGATGTCACGGAGGAGGTCAGGGCCGCCGGCGTGGATGTAGTGGAGGACGATCCGGATATCGTGTATCTGACATTCGACCGCACGATCACGTATGAGAAGATCAACAGGGCGTTCAAGGCCCTTAGGAACGGGGCGGAGCTCATCGCGACGCACCCTGACGACGTGTGTCCCACGGAGACCGATTACGATATCGACATAGGGCCGTTCATAAGGATGTTCGAACAGATGTGCCAGACCACCGCCGTGGTCATAGGGAAGCCCAACCGTCTGATGCTCGAGATGGCCGCCTTGGAGATGGGCGTCGACCCCAACGGGACGGTCATGGTCGGCGACCGCCTGTACACGGACATGAGGATGGGCGTGGACGCCGGCACGGACACGATCCTCGTTCTCTCGGGGGAGACCAGCAGGGAGGACCTTGAGGCATCCGACATCAGGCCCACGTACGTTTTGGATTCCGTTGCGGATATACCAGGTCTACTGTGA
- a CDS encoding PIN domain-containing protein, whose product MIVLDSSAFFSMDSLPEEDHICPSGVIRELEKYEDPRLSLWESMIRVSDCSKESLAKVEEAAKKSGDLGRLSPVDMTVLALAIDVNGTIWSDDYSIQNVARIMGIGFKPVGMKGIEKVVKWNYRCIGCGKWFKEKASECPICGSPMKSYRKK is encoded by the coding sequence ATGATCGTGCTCGACAGTTCCGCCTTCTTCTCAATGGACTCCCTCCCTGAGGAGGACCACATATGCCCCTCCGGTGTCATCAGGGAGCTGGAGAAATACGAGGATCCCCGCCTGTCCCTCTGGGAGAGCATGATCCGTGTCTCGGACTGCTCCAAGGAATCACTGGCGAAGGTCGAGGAGGCCGCCAAGAAGAGCGGCGACCTGGGCAGGCTCTCTCCGGTGGACATGACCGTGCTGGCACTTGCTATCGATGTCAACGGCACCATATGGTCCGACGACTACTCCATACAGAATGTCGCGAGGATCATGGGCATCGGCTTCAAGCCCGTGGGCATGAAGGGCATCGAGAAGGTGGTCAAGTGGAACTACAGGTGCATAGGATGCGGCAAATGGTTCAAGGAGAAGGCATCCGAATGCCCGATCTGCGGTTCCCCGATGAAATCCTACAGGAAGAAATGA
- a CDS encoding orotate phosphoribosyltransferase PyrE, with amino-acid sequence MSELTKALKDCGALQFGDFTLASGAKSEYYIDIKKASTNPKVLYMISVLMAEKLQDENIRPDRIAGVVLGSVPLAAALSLATGIPYVMVRKEKKDHGTGKLIEGDLNPGDKVLVVEDVVTTAGSSIAAIKTLRESGAVVDTALSVIDRESGGEKNYAEIGVKFYSLVKASEIVKEK; translated from the coding sequence ATGAGCGAATTGACGAAGGCATTGAAGGACTGCGGCGCACTGCAGTTCGGGGATTTCACGCTGGCATCTGGTGCCAAGAGCGAATACTACATAGACATCAAGAAGGCCAGCACGAACCCCAAGGTCCTGTATATGATATCGGTCCTCATGGCGGAGAAGCTCCAGGACGAGAACATCCGTCCGGACAGGATCGCCGGGGTGGTCCTGGGATCCGTCCCCCTCGCGGCGGCGCTGTCGCTGGCCACAGGGATACCGTATGTGATGGTCCGCAAGGAGAAGAAGGACCACGGTACGGGGAAGTTGATCGAGGGCGACCTGAACCCAGGCGACAAGGTGCTCGTCGTGGAGGACGTGGTCACCACAGCAGGTTCGAGCATCGCGGCGATCAAGACGCTCCGCGAGAGCGGTGCGGTCGTCGACACGGCGCTGTCGGTCATCGACCGCGAGAGCGGCGGAGAGAAGAACTACGCCGAGATCGGCGTGAAGTTCTACTCCCTGGTCAAGGCTTCGGAGATCGTCAAGGAGAAGTGA
- a CDS encoding F420 dehydrogenase subunit N FpoN: MVAEIIESIFGDLTPLATMIIIGIAALALPGIQMFGKRHTATWAFTLIMVLVAMIIDMCLLVDGYAGEYMGVRFTGYSSLLGLLFLIVLFMTILVSNSSVETTRNHAGAYYSLLCGASLGMLFVASSTNLLTIFVGVELTSISSYALVALKRKDGRASEAAVKYAIIGGMSTALTLYGISMLYGITGSVDIAEIAAFLAGYDVTWMVGIAFICMIAGYGFKIAAVPFHMWAPDVYEGAATPVSMFLATGSKKMGLSVFIQVFMVMLIALTVSENVLAEATQYLFAIIAAFTMTVGNVVAIAQTNIKRMLAYSSIAQAGYIMIILAVMTPQAEAAGVFHMFTHVFMKGGAFLIVGALICAGLGEKISDYKGLAKRAPFLAAAMMLFLFSLAGIPPLAGFTSKFFLFASAIGEPGAANGTWVWLAFVAILNSAISLYYYARVVKAMYIEKGATTEKIKIPKPFLAAILICLVFVIVLGVYPDLIFGYCEASFAGLFI; this comes from the coding sequence ATGGTAGCTGAAATAATCGAATCCATATTCGGCGATCTCACGCCGCTGGCGACGATGATCATCATCGGTATCGCCGCACTCGCCCTCCCCGGAATACAGATGTTCGGAAAGAGGCACACCGCAACTTGGGCATTCACCCTGATCATGGTCCTCGTGGCCATGATCATCGACATGTGCCTGCTGGTCGACGGCTACGCCGGAGAGTACATGGGTGTCAGGTTCACCGGATACTCCTCGCTGCTCGGTCTCCTGTTCCTCATCGTGCTGTTCATGACCATCCTGGTCTCCAACAGCAGCGTTGAGACGACGAGGAACCACGCAGGAGCGTACTACTCCCTGCTGTGCGGTGCATCGCTCGGTATGCTGTTCGTCGCAAGCTCCACCAACCTCCTGACGATCTTCGTCGGAGTCGAGCTCACCAGTATCTCGTCCTACGCGCTCGTCGCACTGAAGAGGAAGGACGGAAGGGCCTCCGAGGCCGCGGTCAAGTACGCCATCATCGGCGGAATGTCTACTGCCCTGACCCTCTACGGTATCTCCATGCTCTACGGAATCACCGGTTCCGTCGACATCGCGGAGATCGCGGCGTTCCTCGCAGGCTATGATGTGACCTGGATGGTCGGAATCGCGTTCATCTGCATGATCGCAGGTTACGGATTCAAGATTGCAGCGGTGCCCTTCCACATGTGGGCACCCGATGTGTACGAGGGAGCGGCCACACCTGTCTCGATGTTCCTCGCGACCGGATCCAAGAAGATGGGTCTGTCCGTGTTCATCCAGGTGTTCATGGTCATGCTCATCGCGCTGACGGTCTCCGAGAACGTTCTCGCAGAGGCCACGCAGTACCTCTTCGCAATCATCGCGGCCTTCACGATGACCGTCGGAAACGTCGTCGCCATCGCGCAGACCAACATCAAGAGGATGCTCGCGTACTCGTCCATCGCGCAGGCAGGATACATCATGATCATCCTGGCGGTCATGACACCCCAGGCAGAGGCAGCCGGAGTCTTCCACATGTTCACCCACGTGTTCATGAAGGGAGGAGCCTTCCTCATAGTCGGTGCACTCATCTGTGCCGGACTCGGAGAGAAGATCTCGGACTACAAGGGACTCGCAAAGAGGGCTCCCTTCCTGGCAGCCGCCATGATGCTGTTCCTGTTCTCACTGGCAGGAATCCCGCCCCTCGCAGGATTCACCTCCAAGTTCTTCCTGTTCGCCTCGGCGATCGGAGAGCCCGGAGCCGCCAACGGAACATGGGTATGGCTCGCATTCGTCGCGATCCTCAACTCGGCCATCTCACTGTACTACTACGCAAGGGTAGTCAAGGCGATGTACATCGAGAAGGGAGCGACCACAGAGAAGATCAAGATCCCCAAGCCGTTCCTGGCAGCGATCCTGATCTGTCTGGTATTCGTCATCGTGCTCGGAGTCTACCCCGACCTGATCTTCGGATACTGCGAGGCCTCGTTCGCCGGACTGTTCATCTGA
- a CDS encoding transposase — protein sequence MTQSLDYGTVNRNRYMDAAFKRFVSNKYILSAVLKGCVREFRDSDIEEIIGCLDVDEGTDRVKGNSNEYDSENGGRIVMDSVFEVRLPNGSERVGVIVNLEGQTLDHKDLGARAMYYGSSLIAQQKGRGFRNMDYGSLRKVYSIWCILRPQSDRKDTIASYSMQGRYLGGFEGRSPLNDCDFLEIVMIGLGNAEKDPSPASDDPIAKTKRMLEVFFDNRLSDREKTDEIEQLYNIPYNDGLNQSLEDIRQMLSYDEWVQAEIEEQKKETRCETIAEMIRGYMAKMNVSLEQALEDHGLSEEEREIVIGIIRGSE from the coding sequence ATGACTCAATCTTTGGATTACGGGACCGTCAACAGGAACAGGTACATGGATGCCGCCTTCAAGAGATTCGTGAGCAACAAGTACATCCTGTCCGCGGTGCTGAAAGGATGCGTTAGGGAGTTCAGGGATTCCGACATCGAGGAGATCATAGGATGCCTGGATGTGGATGAGGGCACCGACAGGGTGAAGGGGAACAGCAACGAGTACGATTCGGAGAACGGCGGGAGGATAGTCATGGACTCCGTTTTCGAGGTCAGGCTGCCGAACGGGAGTGAAAGGGTCGGGGTTATCGTCAATCTCGAAGGCCAGACCCTTGACCATAAGGATCTGGGCGCAAGGGCGATGTACTACGGCTCCTCGCTTATAGCCCAGCAGAAGGGCAGGGGCTTCCGGAACATGGACTATGGCAGCCTGAGGAAGGTCTACTCCATATGGTGCATACTCAGGCCACAGAGCGACCGCAAGGACACCATCGCATCCTATTCCATGCAGGGAAGGTATCTCGGCGGTTTCGAAGGGAGATCGCCGCTGAACGACTGCGACTTCCTGGAGATCGTCATGATAGGTCTCGGGAATGCCGAGAAGGACCCCTCGCCCGCCTCGGACGATCCGATTGCGAAGACGAAGAGGATGCTGGAGGTCTTCTTCGACAACCGCCTTAGCGACAGGGAGAAGACTGACGAGATAGAACAACTCTATAATATCCCGTACAACGATGGATTAAACCAGAGTTTGGAGGACATAAGGCAGATGCTCAGTTACGATGAATGGGTCCAGGCTGAAATCGAAGAGCAAAAAAAGGAAACACGTTGTGAAACGATAGCAGAAATGATTCGTGGTTATATGGCCAAGATGAACGTCTCCCTCGAACAGGCCCTGGAAGATCACGGTCTCTCCGAAGAGGAACGTGAGATCGTCATCGGAATCATCAGAGGCTCAGAGTAA
- a CDS encoding uracil-DNA glycosylase family 4 protein, with the protein MRPDADCRLCGLCEGRTSIVLPDGNVTSGIVLVGEAPGENEDLEGRPFVGRSGKILEGMMKDAGFSRADVLITNTVKCRPPKNRDPTEDEMRACRPFLESELHDARLVVGLGKSACRDLMGYDGRMDTIVNVMTTIRIGDRDVDFIPTYHPAATIYNKMSREELRRTMEIIGDML; encoded by the coding sequence ATGAGGCCGGACGCCGACTGTAGGCTCTGCGGGCTGTGCGAGGGCCGCACGAGCATCGTCCTCCCAGACGGGAATGTTACGTCAGGAATAGTGCTGGTGGGCGAGGCCCCGGGCGAGAACGAGGATCTGGAGGGAAGGCCGTTCGTGGGCCGTTCCGGGAAGATCCTGGAGGGCATGATGAAGGATGCGGGATTCTCCCGCGCAGACGTCCTGATCACCAACACGGTCAAATGCAGGCCGCCGAAGAACCGCGACCCCACGGAGGATGAGATGAGAGCGTGCAGGCCGTTCCTGGAGTCGGAGCTGCACGACGCGAGGCTCGTCGTCGGGCTGGGGAAATCGGCATGCAGGGACCTGATGGGATACGACGGCAGGATGGATACCATCGTGAACGTCATGACCACCATCCGCATAGGCGACAGGGACGTTGATTTCATACCGACCTACCATCCCGCGGCGACTATCTACAACAAGATGTCCAGGGAAGAGCTCAGAAGGACCATGGAGATCATAGGTGACATGCTATGA
- a CDS encoding geranylgeranyl pyrophosphate synthase: MAQNWYSSVEAEMSSADDNVVKEISLAYPELYKMCSSTLESNQHRIRSAVSMLTYHALGGTDKGTAISLGMSLEPVIIGLETHDRIDGDGKVIESRKKLFSKGSSTTKVIVSGDYMYIVGIRNAYNYAPKVVKYIIKASSVRANAIFAIQDNLKNSSVTEDECKRLVRSLVAVDFLTLMESAADLADADQATIERMGECGTYIGMAVKVQEDLLDLVGAGKDRPAMQAFVEGRVSLPIVYSIQGSGQVREAFAKADLTQKEAQALLPLIRSTDCESRCKEFIAECMSKARSIIEGLKESEYKDALLSYIGSKDLLA; encoded by the coding sequence ATGGCTCAGAACTGGTATTCTTCGGTGGAGGCTGAGATGTCATCCGCCGACGACAACGTGGTCAAGGAGATCAGCTTGGCGTATCCCGAGCTGTACAAGATGTGCTCCTCCACGTTGGAATCCAACCAGCACAGGATCAGGTCGGCGGTCTCCATGCTGACCTACCATGCCCTCGGAGGCACCGACAAGGGCACCGCAATTTCCCTCGGTATGAGCCTGGAGCCTGTCATCATCGGTCTGGAGACCCATGACAGGATCGACGGGGACGGGAAGGTCATCGAATCCAGGAAGAAGCTGTTCTCCAAGGGATCATCGACAACGAAGGTCATCGTCTCCGGAGATTACATGTACATCGTGGGCATCCGCAACGCCTACAATTATGCACCGAAGGTCGTCAAGTACATCATAAAGGCGTCCTCGGTGAGGGCCAACGCGATCTTCGCCATCCAGGACAATCTGAAGAATTCCTCCGTCACGGAGGATGAATGCAAGCGTCTGGTGAGGTCCCTGGTCGCAGTGGATTTCCTGACGCTCATGGAGTCAGCGGCGGATCTTGCGGATGCGGACCAGGCCACCATCGAGAGGATGGGCGAGTGCGGCACGTACATAGGCATGGCAGTGAAGGTGCAGGAGGACCTCCTGGACCTCGTGGGTGCCGGCAAGGACAGGCCCGCCATGCAGGCCTTCGTAGAGGGAAGGGTGAGCCTCCCCATAGTTTATTCCATTCAGGGCAGCGGGCAGGTTCGCGAGGCGTTCGCAAAGGCAGATCTGACCCAGAAGGAGGCCCAGGCGCTCCTTCCGCTCATCAGATCCACGGACTGCGAGTCCAGATGCAAGGAGTTCATCGCCGAATGCATGTCCAAGGCCAGGTCCATCATCGAGGGCCTGAAGGAATCAGAGTACAAGGACGCGCTTCTGTCCTACATCGGGAGCAAGGATCTGCTGGCCTGA
- a CDS encoding chromosome segregation protein SMC, producing the protein MQGTVRSIALCGGNRVHLKQVEMENFKSFGGKVTVPLMEGYTAVTGPNGSGKSNITDAILFVLGPKSPKAVRAGRLTDLIFDGGKSKNKASFMKVSLVFDNADRIMPWDADEVKLTRYIKMSDNGQDYSSYFYINDQKSTLTEFDNLLTKARISAEGYNLVQQGDVTHIVQMGNTQRRGILDGISGIASFDADIDKAEGEKAEAGANLDRINIVVTELSQTVKKLEKDREAAQRYVELKDTLDMAKAQYSHRKLQMSEAARDAQAQQIERIEKEIQEVLAKKAELQTALHDKDLEIEAKVDEIAAKAGPEYKELKKKIEDTLVEYATSKDRKESAESDLEEQGTFKAKFEESMNDNVNQISALEETRVALKIDLDAAEEERKAQTAEEARVSDLISNTGGEQKELQERLEKLEADSTECSGKLLTAQGRFSKAESASDEAHGSCATIDERIQNIDFEIKDAKWTLDQMKSEAGPSVEDYTAKVMELRKKESELEKQEVDLNGAYRKIDEEYKALQAEKKVSDRMNQSSMAVDAILALRNRGEMPGIHGTIQELATVDEGYETALSVAAGNKMQAVVVDDDQVAADAIAYLKKEKLGRVTFLPLTKMMGGKPRAKAIMSEKESEGYAIDLIDFNQKYYNAFWYVLGDTLVVKDMDTARRIMGGIRIVTKAGELIEASGAMVGGTINQQKMLKFGAASEDKLTDLGEKLRKASDALDNLRQELRNVRDQIRNVDDQMRNSASSGMEQREKVAALKAQIGELEKSKKGAQQSLQDARERMKAADEELAEARKEFTSLSDRMSSLTEEKNKVKDRIAEIAPADLQARIQKVRGDIYNLNNTISDLNNQIRGAETEIQGLKKQNESLQMQLDSVMKAIDEDNTAIASNTEQMQRLKIDLDALRAIEAEMESGIDDLRTQKDALTAEKYQIENDIREATTKVENDQASKQTFMAQLEIIKQQIVQFREEVDAITFEVAQPIPSEEEIKRTIRSCENTIAQLGNVNLRAIEDYDENKARLDALNEQVDALNKNIAELTALTDSLKGKKKGLFMEAYTAVDENFKKIYAQLSGGGEAYMALEDEEDPFNGGLIINAKPRNGKLLRLEALSGGEKSLTALSFIFAIQEYQPSPFYVLDEVDMFLDSVNSEMVAHRVKESSGKAQFIQVSLRKVALAVADQLIGVTRPPSGISKIIIQPDLAEVSKYEEEAVENKEAI; encoded by the coding sequence ATGCAAGGGACCGTCAGGTCAATTGCCCTCTGCGGAGGGAATCGGGTGCACTTAAAACAAGTCGAAATGGAGAATTTCAAATCGTTCGGCGGTAAGGTCACTGTACCGCTGATGGAAGGTTACACGGCAGTCACGGGACCAAACGGTTCCGGTAAGTCGAACATAACCGACGCCATCCTCTTCGTCCTGGGACCCAAGAGCCCCAAGGCCGTCCGTGCGGGAAGGCTCACCGACCTGATCTTCGACGGAGGCAAGAGCAAGAACAAGGCCTCGTTCATGAAGGTCTCCCTCGTGTTCGACAACGCGGACAGGATCATGCCGTGGGACGCCGACGAGGTCAAGCTCACCCGTTACATCAAGATGTCCGACAACGGACAGGACTACAGCTCATACTTTTACATCAACGACCAGAAGTCCACCCTCACCGAGTTCGACAACCTCCTCACGAAGGCGAGGATCAGCGCGGAGGGATACAACCTGGTCCAGCAGGGGGACGTCACTCACATTGTCCAGATGGGGAACACCCAGAGGAGGGGAATCCTCGACGGCATATCCGGTATCGCCAGCTTCGACGCGGACATCGACAAAGCCGAGGGCGAGAAGGCAGAGGCCGGGGCGAACCTGGACAGGATCAATATCGTCGTCACCGAGCTATCCCAGACGGTAAAGAAACTGGAGAAGGACCGCGAGGCGGCCCAGAGATACGTCGAGCTTAAGGACACGCTCGACATGGCCAAGGCGCAGTACTCCCACAGGAAGCTGCAGATGAGCGAGGCGGCCAGGGACGCCCAGGCACAGCAGATAGAGAGGATCGAGAAGGAGATCCAGGAGGTCCTCGCTAAGAAGGCGGAACTCCAGACGGCACTGCACGACAAGGACCTGGAGATCGAGGCCAAGGTCGACGAGATCGCCGCGAAGGCCGGTCCCGAGTACAAGGAGCTCAAGAAGAAGATCGAGGACACCCTCGTGGAATACGCCACGAGCAAGGACAGGAAGGAGAGTGCGGAGAGCGATCTGGAGGAGCAGGGCACGTTCAAGGCCAAGTTCGAGGAGTCGATGAACGACAACGTGAACCAGATCAGCGCGCTCGAGGAGACCAGGGTCGCCCTGAAGATCGACCTGGACGCAGCGGAGGAGGAGAGGAAGGCGCAGACCGCCGAGGAGGCGAGGGTCTCCGACCTCATATCCAACACCGGCGGGGAGCAGAAGGAGCTCCAGGAGAGGCTGGAGAAGCTGGAGGCCGATTCCACCGAGTGCTCCGGCAAGCTGCTGACGGCGCAGGGCAGGTTCTCCAAAGCGGAATCCGCATCGGACGAGGCGCACGGGAGCTGCGCAACCATCGACGAGAGGATCCAGAACATCGATTTCGAGATCAAGGACGCCAAGTGGACCCTGGACCAGATGAAGTCCGAGGCCGGCCCCAGCGTCGAGGACTACACCGCCAAGGTCATGGAGCTGAGGAAGAAGGAGTCCGAGCTGGAGAAGCAGGAGGTCGACCTCAACGGCGCCTACCGTAAGATAGACGAGGAGTACAAGGCCCTCCAGGCGGAGAAGAAGGTGTCCGACAGGATGAACCAGAGCAGCATGGCGGTGGATGCCATACTGGCACTGAGGAACAGGGGCGAGATGCCCGGAATACACGGCACGATCCAGGAGCTGGCAACGGTCGACGAAGGTTATGAGACTGCTCTGTCCGTCGCCGCCGGAAACAAGATGCAGGCCGTGGTCGTCGACGACGACCAGGTGGCCGCGGACGCGATAGCGTACCTCAAGAAGGAGAAGCTGGGAAGGGTCACCTTCCTGCCGCTCACCAAGATGATGGGCGGGAAGCCCAGGGCCAAGGCCATCATGAGCGAGAAGGAGTCCGAGGGATACGCGATCGACCTCATCGATTTCAACCAGAAGTACTACAACGCATTTTGGTACGTGCTCGGCGATACCCTCGTGGTCAAGGACATGGACACCGCCCGCCGCATAATGGGCGGAATAAGGATCGTGACCAAGGCGGGAGAGCTCATAGAGGCCTCCGGTGCCATGGTGGGAGGTACCATCAACCAGCAGAAGATGCTGAAGTTCGGTGCGGCCTCCGAGGACAAGCTCACTGATCTGGGCGAGAAGCTCAGGAAGGCATCGGACGCCTTGGATAACCTAAGGCAGGAGCTCAGGAACGTCCGCGACCAGATCCGCAACGTGGACGATCAGATGAGGAACAGCGCCTCGTCCGGAATGGAGCAGAGGGAGAAGGTCGCCGCGCTGAAGGCGCAGATAGGCGAGCTGGAGAAATCCAAGAAGGGTGCCCAGCAGTCCCTCCAGGACGCCAGGGAGAGGATGAAGGCCGCCGACGAGGAACTGGCCGAGGCCAGGAAGGAGTTCACATCCCTCTCCGACAGGATGTCCTCCTTGACCGAGGAGAAGAACAAGGTCAAGGACCGCATAGCGGAGATAGCTCCGGCGGACCTGCAGGCCAGGATCCAGAAGGTCCGCGGGGACATATACAACCTGAACAACACGATCTCGGACCTCAACAACCAGATCCGCGGTGCGGAGACCGAGATCCAGGGTCTCAAGAAGCAGAACGAGTCCTTGCAGATGCAGCTGGACTCCGTCATGAAGGCCATCGACGAGGACAACACCGCCATAGCGTCCAACACCGAGCAGATGCAGCGTTTGAAGATCGACCTCGACGCGCTGCGCGCGATCGAGGCTGAGATGGAGAGCGGAATCGACGACCTCCGCACCCAGAAGGATGCGCTCACCGCCGAGAAGTACCAGATCGAGAACGACATCAGGGAGGCGACGACGAAGGTCGAGAACGACCAGGCCTCCAAGCAGACGTTCATGGCCCAGCTGGAGATCATCAAGCAGCAGATTGTCCAGTTCAGGGAGGAGGTCGACGCCATCACATTCGAGGTGGCCCAGCCCATACCCTCCGAGGAGGAGATCAAGCGCACCATCAGGTCCTGCGAGAACACCATCGCGCAGTTAGGGAACGTGAACCTGCGCGCGATCGAGGACTACGACGAGAACAAGGCCCGTCTGGACGCCCTCAACGAGCAGGTGGACGCGCTCAACAAGAACATAGCGGAGCTCACCGCCCTCACCGACTCCCTGAAAGGGAAGAAGAAGGGGCTGTTCATGGAAGCCTACACGGCGGTGGACGAGAACTTCAAGAAGATCTACGCCCAGCTCTCAGGAGGAGGGGAGGCGTACATGGCGCTGGAGGATGAGGAGGACCCGTTCAACGGCGGTCTCATAATCAACGCGAAGCCCAGGAACGGGAAGCTCCTGAGGCTGGAGGCGCTCTCCGGAGGGGAGAAGTCCCTCACGGCATTGTCCTTCATATTCGCGATACAGGAATACCAGCCCTCGCCCTTCTACGTGCTGGACGAGGTCGACATGTTCCTTGATTCGGTCAACTCGGAGATGGTGGCCCACAGGGTCAAGGAGAGCTCCGGAAAGGCACAGTTCATTCAGGTGTCCCTGAGGAAGGTCGCATTGGCGGTCGCGGACCAGCTGATCGGCGTCACCAGGCCGCCTTCAGGCATCAGCAAGATCATAATACAGCCCGATCTGGCTGAGGTCTCGAAATACGAGGAAGAGGCTGTAGAGAACAAAGAGGCGATCTGA
- a CDS encoding geranylgeranyl reductase family protein encodes MDSVDVLIVGSGPAGSVAARFAAQAGCSVMILERRPKVGYPVRCGEFMPSDKEIMDMFPKLKDEQEIFDIPQELRCLDTVGIDLIDPEDRVTVLDFKGYTTDRDRFDQYLADLACEAGADLSLAHAFDRAKDNVAYTDKGEIGYKVLIGADGPGSRVAQSLGLQKNRNPYPAVTAQVKGDFGNHTRMFFGGIAPGAYGWIIPKDGRANVGVGFSPRFANGSLSSYFDKFMDRHGFTSETKVYGKYVPSEGPIPKTVSGNGMVVGDAAGQVISVNGGGIPLAMIAGRICGKTAAESIKNGTSLENYETQWRDIMGKPLKTAAFNKKLADFFAFRSDSTTKMCMRILGQRRMGNLIRCKRIFP; translated from the coding sequence ATGGACAGTGTGGACGTCCTCATCGTCGGTTCCGGTCCCGCAGGGAGCGTCGCGGCGAGGTTCGCCGCACAGGCAGGTTGCAGCGTCATGATCCTGGAGAGGCGCCCCAAGGTGGGCTATCCGGTCCGCTGCGGCGAGTTCATGCCCTCCGACAAGGAGATCATGGACATGTTCCCCAAGCTCAAGGACGAGCAGGAGATCTTCGATATCCCCCAAGAGCTCCGCTGTCTCGACACCGTCGGCATCGACCTCATAGACCCGGAGGACAGGGTAACGGTCCTCGACTTCAAAGGTTACACCACGGACAGGGACAGGTTCGACCAGTACCTTGCGGATCTGGCCTGCGAGGCGGGTGCGGATCTCAGTCTGGCACATGCGTTCGACCGTGCCAAGGACAACGTCGCGTACACCGACAAGGGAGAGATAGGGTACAAGGTCCTGATAGGCGCCGACGGGCCCGGTTCGAGAGTGGCGCAGTCCCTCGGTCTTCAGAAGAACAGGAACCCGTACCCCGCCGTGACGGCACAGGTCAAAGGGGACTTCGGCAACCACACCAGGATGTTCTTCGGCGGCATAGCGCCCGGTGCCTACGGGTGGATCATCCCCAAGGACGGACGCGCCAACGTCGGAGTGGGATTCTCGCCCAGGTTCGCAAACGGTTCCCTCTCGTCATATTTCGACAAGTTCATGGACAGGCACGGATTCACCTCGGAGACCAAGGTCTACGGGAAGTACGTGCCCAGCGAGGGCCCGATACCCAAGACGGTCTCCGGGAACGGTATGGTCGTGGGCGATGCCGCAGGGCAGGTCATCTCCGTCAACGGCGGAGGCATACCCCTCGCGATGATCGCCGGTCGCATCTGCGGGAAGACCGCGGCCGAGAGCATAAAGAACGGCACATCGCTGGAGAATTACGAGACCCAGTGGAGGGACATCATGGGCAAGCCGCTGAAGACCGCCGCATTCAACAAGAAGCTGGCGGACTTCTTCGCGTTCAGGTCGGATTCCACCACGAAGATGTGCATGAGAATCCTGGGACAGCGCAGGATGGGCAACCTCATCAGATGCAAGCGCATCTTCCCGTGA